CCGGATCAGGCAGCCCGAAAACCACGCCGTCATCGACAGCTCGTAGTTCAGCAGGTGACCGCGCGAGTCGCAGATCACCTCCTGCCCGTGCCGCGTCAGGCACTTGATCGCGATCGTGTTCCCCATCGTCCCCGACGGCACGAACAGCGCCGCTTCCTTCCCCGTGATCTCCGCCGCCCGCTCCTCCAGCCGGTTCACCGTCGGGTCTTCGCCGTACACGTCATCGCCCACCTCCGCCTCCGCCATCGCCCGCCGCATCGCCGCCGTGGGCTTCGTCACCGTATCCGATCGCAGGTCAATCATCACAGGAACGCCTCGAACACTTCATTGGACAACATCACGCCGCGCCGCGTCAGCCGCAGCCGCGCGCCCGCCCGCTCCAGCAGCCCCTCGCGCACGAACCGCTCCACCGCCTCCCCGAACCGCGCCTCGTCCTCCGGTCTGAGATCCACGCCCTCCATCAGCCGCAGCCCGGTCAGATACCGCTCGGAAGCAACGTCCGCCCGCGTGCGTTGCGTCTGCGGTCCCCGCTCCGCGTATCCGCGCACATCGTCGGTGTTCGCCCAGCGCCACTCTCCGTCGAAAGAGTGCGCGTCCGCCCCGAATCCCGCGTACTCCTCCATCCGCCAGTACTTCAGGTTGTGCAGCGACTCATGCCCCGGCCGCGCAAAGTTGGAAATTTCATACCTCCGCCACCCGCGTTTTTCCAGAAATTCCACCGCCATTTCGTAAAAATCCGCGATCTTTTCCTCCGCCGGCACCGCCCCCGCGGCGAACCGCCCGCCCCCGCTCAGCAGCTCCCGCCCCAGCCGCGAGTCCTCGTCCACCTCCAGCATGTACACCGAAACGTGCGGCGGCTCGAGCCGTTCGATCCACTCAAGCGACGTCCGCCACCCCGCTTCCGTCTGCGCCGGCAGCCCCGCGATCAGATCCAGGTTGATGTTCGTGAGCCCCGCCCCGCGCAGCAGCGCCACGTCCCGCTCCACTCCCTCCGCCGTGTGCTTCCGCCCCGTGCGCCGCAGCTCTTCTTCCACGAAACTCTGCACGCCCAGGCTCGCGCGGTTGATCCCGCAGTCCGTCCACGCCCGCACGGCATCCGCGTCCAC
This DNA window, taken from Bryobacteraceae bacterium, encodes the following:
- a CDS encoding coproporphyrinogen III oxidase, which codes for MPGVYISWPFCSQKCTYCNFASGVFPAELQARYLERLLEEIGGHEWRWTPETVYLGGGTPGSMPAEALRAVLALAPGRPWKEATLEAAPGAVDADAVRAWTDCGINRASLGVQSFVEEELRRTGRKHTAEGVERDVALLRGAGLTNINLDLIAGLPAQTEAGWRTSLEWIERLEPPHVSVYMLEVDEDSRLGRELLSGGGRFAAGAVPAEEKIADFYEMAVEFLEKRGWRRYEISNFARPGHESLHNLKYWRMEEYAGFGADAHSFDGEWRWANTDDVRGYAERGPQTQRTRADVASERYLTGLRLMEGVDLRPEDEARFGEAVERFVREGLLERAGARLRLTRRGVMLSNEVFEAFL